In one window of Synchiropus splendidus isolate RoL2022-P1 chromosome 15, RoL_Sspl_1.0, whole genome shotgun sequence DNA:
- the mrs2 gene encoding magnesium transporter MRS2 homolog, mitochondrial isoform X1 — MNSYAVFLSRCLQSRRFHLKTSPVTSLPSFMKGIRTVCGSGPSHTLTSGCKALGLSRRSFSDPEETRWKLGGTNGLRKKKLLHDDPKLPASFVRHRVTDAPLSSTAPTFVVMKFDQEGNVTSFEKKKNEVCQELSLQARDLRFQHSTSLTTRNNCIIIRMESLKAIVTPQSLLLLDFRGLGLERWLVMELAPQLASQTHSLPFEFRALEAILQHTVNTLQGRLNEVEPAILDTLEYLLDPKILSADRSKLHILLQNSKSLSELETDVRVFKESLLKILDEDEIIEELCLTKWTDPRVFEESSLGIDHAEEMELLLENYYMQAEELGNKARELKGLIDDSESVIFINLDSHRNVMMRLNLQLTMGTFSLSLFGLIGVAFGMNLESSFEEDPRVFWLVTGFMFLGSGLIWRRLLSFLGRNLEPSFPLQIPPVWKRNLKASDIKPGIRC; from the exons ATGAACTCGTACGCGGTGTTTCTGTCTAGATGCCTCCAGAGTCGACGCTTCCATTTGAAGACGAGCCCCGTAACGTCCTTACCGTCATTCATGAAGGGGATTCGGACTGTGTGCGGTTCTGGACCGAGTCACACTCTGACGTCTGGCTGCAAAGCGTTAGGTTTGTCCCGCCGGAGCTTCAGCGATCCAGAAGAAACCAGGTGGAAACTCGGAGGGACAAACGGTTTGAGAAAGAAAAAGCTGCTGCACGACGATCCAAAATTACCCG CGTCGTTTGTCCGACACCGAGTGACAGATGCACCGCTCTCCAGCACCGCTCCAACTTTTGTGGTG ATGAAGTTTGACCAGGAGGGAAATGTGACATCATTCG agaaaaagaaaaatgaggtCTGCCAGGAGCTTAGTCTTCAAGCCAGAGATCTTCGCTTCCAGCACAGCACCAGTCTCACGACCAGAAACAACTGCATCATTATACGGATGGAG TCTCTGAAGGCCATCGTCACCCCTCAGTCCCTGCTCCTGTTGGATTTCCGTGGCCTGGGACTGGAGCGCTGGCTAGTGATGGAGCTCGCGCCTCAGCTGGCGTCACAGACACACTCGCTGCCTTTTGAGTTCCGGGCGCTGGAGGCCATCCTGCAGCACACG gtgaaCACGCTGCAGGGCAGGCTGAACGAAGTTGAACCAGCCATTCTGGACACCTTGGAGTATCTGCTGGACCCTAAAATCCTCTCTGCTGATCGCAGTAAGCTGCACATACTACTGCAGAACAGCAAAAG TTTATCGGAATTGGAGACAGACGTCAGGGTTTTTAAGGAATCCCTGCTGAAGATATTGGACGAGGATGAAATCATTGAAGAGCTTTGTCTCACCAAGTGGACCGACCCGAGAGTCTT TGAGGAGAGCAGTTTGGGCATTGATCATGCGGAAgagatggagctgctgctggagaattACTACATGCAG GCAGAGGAACTGGGGAACAAGGCTCGAGAGCTTAAAGGGTTGATCGATGACTCAGAGAGTGTTATCTTCATTAACTTGGACAG CCATAGAAACGTCATGATGCGTTTGAATCTCCAACTGACGATGGGcaccttctccctctccttgtttggtctcaTTGGAGTCGcatttggaatgaatttggaGTCGTCTTTTGAGGAG GACCCTCGTGTTTTCTGGCTCGTCACTGGCTTCATGTTTTTGGGCAGCGGGTTAATATGGAGGAGACTGCTGTCATTTCTGGGTCGGAATCTTGAGCCTTCATTTCCGTTACAG ATCCCTCCAGTCTGGAAGAGAAATCTTAAAGCGTCAGACATCAAGCCTGGAATCAGATGTTAA
- the LOC128772113 gene encoding lipid scramblase CLPTM1L-like isoform X1, producing MFQCCTKLADSGGARSSVAKLLLGVFVVYTVHTAWLLYGFINTRTCDRTRGELCISSYLTSRPRLQMSVYTCLVPDNSPLNLAFKIDPFDPQSSFERQVSVSLPEETRANGSLYAVVYVHRAGASPLEDSRAVHHAAQLTTFLTRVDAEASKDPLKKSSRRPESPVSHWRPHLSVALMMEDFTFNKAGLPSDVRRHMRVSRDGQQMIYLPLLLINELDFRVRDLQEINSSTTQLPLTVSYEGISLKRFRFWVHLQDVVYSLRQFGFTEENIDEIKETLLSSNLYLLLTTALITAVQLICEFLALKNDISAWRKKKSMAGMSRKSVLWRSLGTLLIFVHLLEETSLLVLLPVGLGACVEVWKVFKIFKIQSHVSKLDEEDRRTVEMDSQVSGPLHALMPPDASLSPQASRYLSYLVIPLCVSGAIFSMAYLRQKSYFSWIINTLVTGVYALGFLSMVPQLFINHKLRSVAHLQGAALVYRGVNTLISDLCSCVSLFSSSGLVLSSHQLSCFRDELLLLLYLFQRRSYGSRARRRESGTHGKKVKPQ from the exons ATGTTCCAGTGCTGCACCAAGTTAGCGGACAGCGGCGGGGCGAGGAGCTCCGTGGCTAAGCTGCTACTGGGGGTCTTCGTGGTCTACACGGTCCACACCGCGTGGCTGCTCTACGGCTTCATCAACACCAGAACCTGCGACCGAACCAGAGGGGAGTTGTGCATCTCCTCCTACCTGACCAGCAGACCCCGACTCCAG ATGAGTGTCTACACCTGCCTCGTACCCGACAACAGCCCGCTGAACCTGGCATTCAAAATTGACCCATTTGACCCCCAGTCTTCATTTGAAAG GCAGGTGAGCGTGTCCCTGCCAGAGGAGACTCGAGCCAACGGAAGCCTGTATGCAGTGGTCTACGTCCACAGGGCCGGGGCCTCACCACTGGAGGACAGCAGAGCAGTCCATCACGCAGCTCAGCTCACCACCTTCCTCACCCGCGTGGATGCCGAGGCCAGCAAGGACCCTCTGAAG AAGTCCAGCCGTAGACCAGAGAGCCCTGTTTCGCACTGGAGACCCCACCTCTCGGTGGCTCTGATGATGGAGGACTTCACTTTCAACAAAGCGGGACTCCCCAGCGACGTGCGCCGCCACATGAGAGT CTCTCGGGATGGTCAGCAGATGATCTACCTCCCTCTGCTGCTCATCAATGAGCTGGACTTCAGGGTCAGAGATCTGCAG GAGATCAACAGCAGcaccacacagctccccctCACTGTGTCCTATGAGGGGATTAGTTTGAAAAGATTCCGGTTCTGGGTCCACCTGCAGGACGTGGTTTATTCCCTCCGACAGTTTG GCTTCACAGAAGAGAACATTGATGAGATCAAGGAAACGCTGCTCAGCTCCAACctctacctgctgctgacgacgGCTCTCATCACGGCTGTTCAG CTCATCTGCGAGTTCCTGGCTCTGAAAAATGACATCAGCgcgtggaggaagaagaaaagcatGGCAGGAATGTCCAGAAAGTCAG TTTTGTGGAGGAGCCTCGGCACCTTGCTGATCTTTGTCCACCTTCTGGAGGAGACCAGTCTGCTGGTTCTGCTTCCAGTCGGGCTGGGCGCTTGTGTGGAG GTATGGAAGGTGTTTAAGATATTCAAGATCCAGTCTCAC GTGAGCAAGCTGGACGAGGAGGACAGGAGGACCGTGGAGATGGACTCTCAGGTGAGTGGTCCGCTTCATGCGCTGATGCCACCCGACGCCTCGCTCTCTCCTCAGGCCTCCAGATACCTGTCCTATCTGGTCATTCCTCTGTGCGTCAGCGGCGCCATTTTCTCCATGGCCTACTTACGTCAGAAGAG TTATTTCTCCTGGATCATCAACACCCTGGTGACTG GGGTTTATGCTTTAGGCTTCCTGTCCATGGTGCCGCAGCTGTTCATCAACCACAAG TTGAGGTCCGTGGCTCACCTTCAGGGGGCAGCGCTGGTGTACCGG GGAGTCAATACGCTGATCTCAGACCTGTGCTCCTGTGTGTCCTTGTTCTCCTCTTCTGGACTcgtcctctcctctcatcagcTGTCCTGCTTCAGAGAtgagctcctgctcctgctgtacCTCTTCCAGCGGAG GAGCTACGGCTCCAGGGCCCGAAGAAGAGAGTCTGGGACTCACGGGAAGAAAGTCAAACCTCAGTGA
- the LOC128772019 gene encoding focal adhesion kinase 1-like isoform X11, translated as MEMRRQVTVSWDSGGSDEAPPKPSRPGYPSPRSSEGFYPGPQHPGHYQMAGYPGPHTLPSVPSALYPPQPAMLDTHHAHTHPRHHVHSHTQHLPPPHGQDMALWGSAMEDRAVDMQQCVGQQCLLMEEQLMIQQQQMEEDQRWLEQEERLLKPDTRSSRGSLDREESGIQPPAGNQHIYQPVGKAEHVAPPKKPPRPGAQSSLACLNASDSYNDGVKLQPQEISPPPTANLDRSNDKVYENVTGLVKAVIEMSSKIQPAPPEEYVPMVKDVGLALRTLLATVDETLPQLPASTHREIEMAQKLLNSDLAELIGKMKLAQQYVMTSLQQDYKKQMLTAAHALAVDAKNLLDVIDQSRLKMMSQPRPH; from the exons ATGGAGATGAGGAGGCAGGTCACAGTTTCATGGGACTCTGGAGGGTCAGATGAAGCACCTCCCAAG CCGAGCAGGCCCGGTTACCCAAGTCCCCGCTCCAGTGAAGGATTCTACCCGGGTCCGCAGCACCCAGGACACTATCAG ATGGCGGGATACCCCGGCCCTCACACGCTCCCCTCAGTGCCGAGCGCTCTGTACCCCCCACAGCCTGCCATGCTGGACACCCACCATGCACACACCCACCCCCGCCATCACGTCCACTCCCACACACAGCACCTTCCCCCGCCACACGGGCAGGACATGGCTCTTTGGGGCTCCGCTATGGAG GACAGGGCAGTAGACATGCAGCAGTGTGTAGGCCAGCAGTGCCTTTTAATGGAGGAACAGCTGAtgatacagcagcagcagatggaggaggatcagAGGtggctggagcaggaggagaggctgctg AAACCGGACACCAGAAGTTCGAGAGGAAGTCTAGACCGAGAAGAAAGTGGAATCCAGCCACCG gCAGGGAACCAACACATTTACCAGCCCGTCGGCAAAGCAG AGCACGTGGCTCCTCCGAAGAAGCCCCCTCGTCCCGGAGCCCAGAGCAGCCTGGCCTGTCTGAACGCCAGCGACAGCTACAATGACGGCGTGAAG CTTCAGCCTCAGGAGATCAGCCCGCCTCCCACCGCCAACTTGGATCGCTCCAACGACAAGGTCTACGAGAACGTGACGGGTCTGGTCAAAGCTGTGATCGAGATGTCCAGCAAGATCCAACCAGCTCCTCCGGAGGAATACGTCCCCATGGTCAAG GATGTGGGTTTAGCACTGAGGACGTTGCTGGCCACGGTGGACGAGACCCTCCCGCAGCTCCCCGCCAGCACACACAGAGAG ATCGAGATGGCACAGAAGCTCCTGAACTCTGACCTCGCTGAGCTGATTGGAAAGATGAAGTTAGCCCAACAATATGTGATGACCAG CCTGCAGCAGGACTACAAGAAGCAGATGCTGACGGCTGCTCACGCGCTCGCCGTGGACGCCAAGAATCTCCTGGATGTCATCGACCAATCCAGACTCAAGATGATGTCCCAGCCCCGCCCACATTAG
- the LOC128772113 gene encoding lipid scramblase CLPTM1L-like isoform X2, with protein MFQCCTKLADSGGARSSVAKLLLGVFVVYTVHTAWLLYGFINTRTCDRTRGELCISSYLTSRPRLQMSVYTCLVPDNSPLNLAFKIDPFDPQSSFERQVSVSLPEETRANGSLYAVVYVHRAGASPLEDSRAVHHAAQLTTFLTRVDAEASKDPLKKSSRRPESPVSHWRPHLSVALMMEDFTFNKAGLPSDVRRHMRVSRDGQQMIYLPLLLINELDFRVRDLQEINSSTTQLPLTVSYEGISLKRFRFWVHLQDVVYSLRQFGFTEENIDEIKETLLSSNLYLLLTTALITAVQLICEFLALKNDISAWRKKKSMAGMSRKSVLWRSLGTLLIFVHLLEETSLLVLLPVGLGACVEVWKVFKIFKIQSHVSKLDEEDRRTVEMDSQASRYLSYLVIPLCVSGAIFSMAYLRQKSYFSWIINTLVTGVYALGFLSMVPQLFINHKLRSVAHLQGAALVYRGVNTLISDLCSCVSLFSSSGLVLSSHQLSCFRDELLLLLYLFQRRSYGSRARRRESGTHGKKVKPQ; from the exons ATGTTCCAGTGCTGCACCAAGTTAGCGGACAGCGGCGGGGCGAGGAGCTCCGTGGCTAAGCTGCTACTGGGGGTCTTCGTGGTCTACACGGTCCACACCGCGTGGCTGCTCTACGGCTTCATCAACACCAGAACCTGCGACCGAACCAGAGGGGAGTTGTGCATCTCCTCCTACCTGACCAGCAGACCCCGACTCCAG ATGAGTGTCTACACCTGCCTCGTACCCGACAACAGCCCGCTGAACCTGGCATTCAAAATTGACCCATTTGACCCCCAGTCTTCATTTGAAAG GCAGGTGAGCGTGTCCCTGCCAGAGGAGACTCGAGCCAACGGAAGCCTGTATGCAGTGGTCTACGTCCACAGGGCCGGGGCCTCACCACTGGAGGACAGCAGAGCAGTCCATCACGCAGCTCAGCTCACCACCTTCCTCACCCGCGTGGATGCCGAGGCCAGCAAGGACCCTCTGAAG AAGTCCAGCCGTAGACCAGAGAGCCCTGTTTCGCACTGGAGACCCCACCTCTCGGTGGCTCTGATGATGGAGGACTTCACTTTCAACAAAGCGGGACTCCCCAGCGACGTGCGCCGCCACATGAGAGT CTCTCGGGATGGTCAGCAGATGATCTACCTCCCTCTGCTGCTCATCAATGAGCTGGACTTCAGGGTCAGAGATCTGCAG GAGATCAACAGCAGcaccacacagctccccctCACTGTGTCCTATGAGGGGATTAGTTTGAAAAGATTCCGGTTCTGGGTCCACCTGCAGGACGTGGTTTATTCCCTCCGACAGTTTG GCTTCACAGAAGAGAACATTGATGAGATCAAGGAAACGCTGCTCAGCTCCAACctctacctgctgctgacgacgGCTCTCATCACGGCTGTTCAG CTCATCTGCGAGTTCCTGGCTCTGAAAAATGACATCAGCgcgtggaggaagaagaaaagcatGGCAGGAATGTCCAGAAAGTCAG TTTTGTGGAGGAGCCTCGGCACCTTGCTGATCTTTGTCCACCTTCTGGAGGAGACCAGTCTGCTGGTTCTGCTTCCAGTCGGGCTGGGCGCTTGTGTGGAG GTATGGAAGGTGTTTAAGATATTCAAGATCCAGTCTCAC GTGAGCAAGCTGGACGAGGAGGACAGGAGGACCGTGGAGATGGACTCTCAG GCCTCCAGATACCTGTCCTATCTGGTCATTCCTCTGTGCGTCAGCGGCGCCATTTTCTCCATGGCCTACTTACGTCAGAAGAG TTATTTCTCCTGGATCATCAACACCCTGGTGACTG GGGTTTATGCTTTAGGCTTCCTGTCCATGGTGCCGCAGCTGTTCATCAACCACAAG TTGAGGTCCGTGGCTCACCTTCAGGGGGCAGCGCTGGTGTACCGG GGAGTCAATACGCTGATCTCAGACCTGTGCTCCTGTGTGTCCTTGTTCTCCTCTTCTGGACTcgtcctctcctctcatcagcTGTCCTGCTTCAGAGAtgagctcctgctcctgctgtacCTCTTCCAGCGGAG GAGCTACGGCTCCAGGGCCCGAAGAAGAGAGTCTGGGACTCACGGGAAGAAAGTCAAACCTCAGTGA
- the mrs2 gene encoding magnesium transporter MRS2 homolog, mitochondrial isoform X2 produces MPPESTLPFEDEPRNVLTVIHEGDSDCVRFWTESHSDVWLQSVRFVPPELQRSRRNQVETRRDKRFEKEKAAARRSKITRVVCPTPSDRCTALQHRSNFCGEKKKNEVCQELSLQARDLRFQHSTSLTTRNNCIIIRMESLKAIVTPQSLLLLDFRGLGLERWLVMELAPQLASQTHSLPFEFRALEAILQHTVNTLQGRLNEVEPAILDTLEYLLDPKILSADRSKLHILLQNSKSLSELETDVRVFKESLLKILDEDEIIEELCLTKWTDPRVFEESSLGIDHAEEMELLLENYYMQAEELGNKARELKGLIDDSESVIFINLDSHRNVMMRLNLQLTMGTFSLSLFGLIGVAFGMNLESSFEEDPRVFWLVTGFMFLGSGLIWRRLLSFLGRNLEPSFPLQIPPVWKRNLKASDIKPGIRC; encoded by the exons ATGCCTCCAGAGTCGACGCTTCCATTTGAAGACGAGCCCCGTAACGTCCTTACCGTCATTCATGAAGGGGATTCGGACTGTGTGCGGTTCTGGACCGAGTCACACTCTGACGTCTGGCTGCAAAGCGTTAGGTTTGTCCCGCCGGAGCTTCAGCGATCCAGAAGAAACCAGGTGGAAACTCGGAGGGACAAACGGTTTGAGAAAGAAAAAGCTGCTGCACGACGATCCAAAATTACCCG CGTCGTTTGTCCGACACCGAGTGACAGATGCACCGCTCTCCAGCACCGCTCCAACTTTTGTGGTG agaaaaagaaaaatgaggtCTGCCAGGAGCTTAGTCTTCAAGCCAGAGATCTTCGCTTCCAGCACAGCACCAGTCTCACGACCAGAAACAACTGCATCATTATACGGATGGAG TCTCTGAAGGCCATCGTCACCCCTCAGTCCCTGCTCCTGTTGGATTTCCGTGGCCTGGGACTGGAGCGCTGGCTAGTGATGGAGCTCGCGCCTCAGCTGGCGTCACAGACACACTCGCTGCCTTTTGAGTTCCGGGCGCTGGAGGCCATCCTGCAGCACACG gtgaaCACGCTGCAGGGCAGGCTGAACGAAGTTGAACCAGCCATTCTGGACACCTTGGAGTATCTGCTGGACCCTAAAATCCTCTCTGCTGATCGCAGTAAGCTGCACATACTACTGCAGAACAGCAAAAG TTTATCGGAATTGGAGACAGACGTCAGGGTTTTTAAGGAATCCCTGCTGAAGATATTGGACGAGGATGAAATCATTGAAGAGCTTTGTCTCACCAAGTGGACCGACCCGAGAGTCTT TGAGGAGAGCAGTTTGGGCATTGATCATGCGGAAgagatggagctgctgctggagaattACTACATGCAG GCAGAGGAACTGGGGAACAAGGCTCGAGAGCTTAAAGGGTTGATCGATGACTCAGAGAGTGTTATCTTCATTAACTTGGACAG CCATAGAAACGTCATGATGCGTTTGAATCTCCAACTGACGATGGGcaccttctccctctccttgtttggtctcaTTGGAGTCGcatttggaatgaatttggaGTCGTCTTTTGAGGAG GACCCTCGTGTTTTCTGGCTCGTCACTGGCTTCATGTTTTTGGGCAGCGGGTTAATATGGAGGAGACTGCTGTCATTTCTGGGTCGGAATCTTGAGCCTTCATTTCCGTTACAG ATCCCTCCAGTCTGGAAGAGAAATCTTAAAGCGTCAGACATCAAGCCTGGAATCAGATGTTAA
- the LOC128772019 gene encoding focal adhesion kinase 1-like isoform X9: MIHEIHSELLSWSFYTRSLVYINTSDEVIELRIQCVSHRVFLQNCDCVVAEQRDDRRWTKAGVRTHKHTSGRRQQNRRLTMFPQIDASKEGRVKRATILEEEKVQQKERNRMEMRRQVTVSWDSGGSDEAPPKPSRPGYPSPRSSEGFYPGPQHPGHYQMAGYPGPHTLPSVPSALYPPQPAMLDTHHAHTHPRHHVHSHTQHLPPPHGQDMALWGSAMEDRAVDMQQCVGQQCLLMEEQLMIQQQQMEEDQRWLEQEERLLKPDTRSSRGSLDREESGIQPPAGNQHIYQPVGKAEHVAPPKKPPRPGAQSSLACLNASDSYNDGVKLQPQEISPPPTANLDRSNDKVYENVTGLVKAVIEMSSKIQPAPPEEYVPMVKDVGLALRTLLATVDETLPQLPASTHREIEMAQKLLNSDLAELIGKMKLAQQYVMTSLQQDYKKQMLTAAHALAVDAKNLLDVIDQSRLKMMSQPRPH; this comes from the exons ATGATACATGAAATACATAGTGAACTATTATCCTGGTCATTTTATACTAGAAGTCTGGTGTACATAAACACCAGTGATGAAGTTATAGAACTGCGAATACAGTGTGTCAGTCATAGAGTCTTTCTCCAAAACTGTGATTGTGTTGTGGCAGAACAGAGGGATGACAGGCGATGGACGAAGGCAGGTGtgaggacacacaaacacaccagtggCAGGAGACAACAGAACAGAAGGCTAACGATGTTTCCACAAATAGATGCCAGTAAAGAAGGGAGAGTAAAGAGAGC CACTATATTGGAAGAGGAGAAGGTGCAACAGAAGGAGAGGAACAGGATGGAGATGAGGAGGCAGGTCACAGTTTCATGGGACTCTGGAGGGTCAGATGAAGCACCTCCCAAG CCGAGCAGGCCCGGTTACCCAAGTCCCCGCTCCAGTGAAGGATTCTACCCGGGTCCGCAGCACCCAGGACACTATCAG ATGGCGGGATACCCCGGCCCTCACACGCTCCCCTCAGTGCCGAGCGCTCTGTACCCCCCACAGCCTGCCATGCTGGACACCCACCATGCACACACCCACCCCCGCCATCACGTCCACTCCCACACACAGCACCTTCCCCCGCCACACGGGCAGGACATGGCTCTTTGGGGCTCCGCTATGGAG GACAGGGCAGTAGACATGCAGCAGTGTGTAGGCCAGCAGTGCCTTTTAATGGAGGAACAGCTGAtgatacagcagcagcagatggaggaggatcagAGGtggctggagcaggaggagaggctgctg AAACCGGACACCAGAAGTTCGAGAGGAAGTCTAGACCGAGAAGAAAGTGGAATCCAGCCACCG gCAGGGAACCAACACATTTACCAGCCCGTCGGCAAAGCAG AGCACGTGGCTCCTCCGAAGAAGCCCCCTCGTCCCGGAGCCCAGAGCAGCCTGGCCTGTCTGAACGCCAGCGACAGCTACAATGACGGCGTGAAG CTTCAGCCTCAGGAGATCAGCCCGCCTCCCACCGCCAACTTGGATCGCTCCAACGACAAGGTCTACGAGAACGTGACGGGTCTGGTCAAAGCTGTGATCGAGATGTCCAGCAAGATCCAACCAGCTCCTCCGGAGGAATACGTCCCCATGGTCAAG GATGTGGGTTTAGCACTGAGGACGTTGCTGGCCACGGTGGACGAGACCCTCCCGCAGCTCCCCGCCAGCACACACAGAGAG ATCGAGATGGCACAGAAGCTCCTGAACTCTGACCTCGCTGAGCTGATTGGAAAGATGAAGTTAGCCCAACAATATGTGATGACCAG CCTGCAGCAGGACTACAAGAAGCAGATGCTGACGGCTGCTCACGCGCTCGCCGTGGACGCCAAGAATCTCCTGGATGTCATCGACCAATCCAGACTCAAGATGATGTCCCAGCCCCGCCCACATTAG
- the LOC128772019 gene encoding focal adhesion kinase 1-like isoform X10: MTLQRDDRRWTKADASKEGRVKRATILEEEKVQQKERNRMEMRRQVTVSWDSGGSDEAPPKPSRPGYPSPRSSEGFYPGPQHPGHYQMAGYPGPHTLPSVPSALYPPQPAMLDTHHAHTHPRHHVHSHTQHLPPPHGQDMALWGSAMEDRAVDMQQCVGQQCLLMEEQLMIQQQQMEEDQRWLEQEERLLKPDTRSSRGSLDREESGIQPPAGNQHIYQPVGKAEHVAPPKKPPRPGAQSSLACLNASDSYNDGVKLQPQEISPPPTANLDRSNDKVYENVTGLVKAVIEMSSKIQPAPPEEYVPMVKDVGLALRTLLATVDETLPQLPASTHREIEMAQKLLNSDLAELIGKMKLAQQYVMTSLQQDYKKQMLTAAHALAVDAKNLLDVIDQSRLKMMSQPRPH, encoded by the exons ATGACACTGCAG AGGGATGACAGGCGATGGACGAAGGCAG ATGCCAGTAAAGAAGGGAGAGTAAAGAGAGC CACTATATTGGAAGAGGAGAAGGTGCAACAGAAGGAGAGGAACAGGATGGAGATGAGGAGGCAGGTCACAGTTTCATGGGACTCTGGAGGGTCAGATGAAGCACCTCCCAAG CCGAGCAGGCCCGGTTACCCAAGTCCCCGCTCCAGTGAAGGATTCTACCCGGGTCCGCAGCACCCAGGACACTATCAG ATGGCGGGATACCCCGGCCCTCACACGCTCCCCTCAGTGCCGAGCGCTCTGTACCCCCCACAGCCTGCCATGCTGGACACCCACCATGCACACACCCACCCCCGCCATCACGTCCACTCCCACACACAGCACCTTCCCCCGCCACACGGGCAGGACATGGCTCTTTGGGGCTCCGCTATGGAG GACAGGGCAGTAGACATGCAGCAGTGTGTAGGCCAGCAGTGCCTTTTAATGGAGGAACAGCTGAtgatacagcagcagcagatggaggaggatcagAGGtggctggagcaggaggagaggctgctg AAACCGGACACCAGAAGTTCGAGAGGAAGTCTAGACCGAGAAGAAAGTGGAATCCAGCCACCG gCAGGGAACCAACACATTTACCAGCCCGTCGGCAAAGCAG AGCACGTGGCTCCTCCGAAGAAGCCCCCTCGTCCCGGAGCCCAGAGCAGCCTGGCCTGTCTGAACGCCAGCGACAGCTACAATGACGGCGTGAAG CTTCAGCCTCAGGAGATCAGCCCGCCTCCCACCGCCAACTTGGATCGCTCCAACGACAAGGTCTACGAGAACGTGACGGGTCTGGTCAAAGCTGTGATCGAGATGTCCAGCAAGATCCAACCAGCTCCTCCGGAGGAATACGTCCCCATGGTCAAG GATGTGGGTTTAGCACTGAGGACGTTGCTGGCCACGGTGGACGAGACCCTCCCGCAGCTCCCCGCCAGCACACACAGAGAG ATCGAGATGGCACAGAAGCTCCTGAACTCTGACCTCGCTGAGCTGATTGGAAAGATGAAGTTAGCCCAACAATATGTGATGACCAG CCTGCAGCAGGACTACAAGAAGCAGATGCTGACGGCTGCTCACGCGCTCGCCGTGGACGCCAAGAATCTCCTGGATGTCATCGACCAATCCAGACTCAAGATGATGTCCCAGCCCCGCCCACATTAG